In Pongo abelii isolate AG06213 chromosome 5, NHGRI_mPonAbe1-v2.0_pri, whole genome shotgun sequence, a single genomic region encodes these proteins:
- the SLC35B3 gene encoding adenosine 3'-phospho 5'-phosphosulfate transporter 2 (The RefSeq protein has 2 substitutions compared to this genomic sequence): MDLTQQAKDIQNVTVEETNKNNSESIECSKITMDLKFNNSRKYISITVPSKTQTMSPHIKSIDDIVVLGMNLSKFNKLTQFFICVAGVFVFYLIYGYLQELIFSVEGFKSYGWYLTLVQFAFYSIFGLIELQPIQDKRRRIPGKTYMIIAFLTVGTMGLSNTSLGYLNYPTQVIFKCCKLIPVMLGGVFIQGKRYNVADVSAAICMSLGLIWFTLADSTIAPNFNLTGVVLISLALCADAVIGNVQEKAMKLHNASNSEMVLYSYSIGFVYILLGLTCTSGLGPAVTFCAKNPVRTYGYAFLFSLTGYFGISFVLALIKIFGALIAVTVTTGRKAMTIVLSFIFFAKPFTFQYVWSGLLVFLGIFLNVYSKNMDKIRLPSLYDLINKSVEARKSRTLAQTV, translated from the exons ATG GACTTGACACAGCAAGCAAAAGACATACAGAACGTAACAGTCGAGGAAACCAACAAAAATAACTCTGAAAGCATTGAATGCAGCAAAATAACAATGGATCTCAAGTTCAACAATTCCAGGAAATATATTTCTATCACTGTACCATCCAAAACCCAAACAATGTCACCACACATCAAGTCAATTGACGACATTGTGGTACTTGGCATGAATCTCAGCAAGTTTAACAAACTTACTCAGTTTTTCATATGTGTTGCTGGAGTTTTTGTATTTTACCTAATTTATGGGTATTTACAG GAATTAATATTTTCAGTGGAGGGTTTTAAGTCCTATGGCTGGTACCTTACCTTAGTGCAGTTTGCCTTTTACTCCATATTTGGCCTAATAGAACTTCAGCTTATTCAGGACAAAAGGAGGAG AATACCAGGAAAAACCTACATGATAATAGCTTTTCTAACTGTGGGTACTATGGGGTTATCAAACACTTCCTTGGGCTACCTGAATTACCCTACCCAAGTCATCTTCAAGTGCTGCAAATTGATTCCTGTTATGCTAGGAGGAGTTTTTATTCAAG GAAAGCGTTATAATGTTGCAGATGTGTCTGCTGCCATATGTATGAGCCTTGGCCTGATATGGTTTACCCTCGCTGACAGCACAATTGCACCAAATTTCAACCTGACAG GTGTGGTGCTTATTTCCCTGGCACTATGTGCAGATGCTGTCATTGGAAATGTTCAAGAGAAAGCTATGAAACTTCATAATGCTTCTAATTCTGAAATG GTATTGTATTCGTATTCAATTGGTTTTGTGTACATTTTACTGGGATTGACATGCACTAGTGGATTAGGCCCTGCAGTAACATTTTGTGCAAAG aatcCGGTTCGGACCTATGGTTATGCGTTCCTTTTTTCCCTCACTGGATATTTTGGAATCTCCTTTGTTCTGGCTTTGATTAAAATTTTTGGTGCACTTATTGCTGTAACAG TGACAACAGGAAGAAAAGCAATGACCATTGTACTTTCATTTATATTCTTTGCTAAACCATTCACATTTCA gtATGTATGGTCTGGTTTGCTAGTTGTCCTTGGTATATTTCTCAATGTTTACAGCAAAAATATGGATAAAATAAGACTACCATCACTGTATGATTTGATAAACAAATCAGTGGAAGCAAGAAAGTCAAGGACGCTGGCACAAACTGTATAG
- the SLC35B3 gene encoding adenosine 3'-phospho 5'-phosphosulfate transporter 2 isoform X1 gives MDLTQQAKDIQNVTVEETNKNNSESIECSKITMDLKFNNSRKYISITVPSKTQTMSPHIKSIDDIVVLGMNLSKFNKLTQFFICVAGVFVFYLIYGYLQELIFSVEGFKSYGWYLTLVQFAFYSIFGLIELQLIQDKRRRIPGKTYMIIAFLTVGTMGLSNTSLGYLNYPTQVIFKCCKLIPVMLGGVFIQGKRYNVADVSAAICMSLGLIWFTLADSTIAPNFNLTGVVLISLALCADAVIGNVQEKAMKLHNASNSEMVLYSYSIGFVYILLGLTCTSGLGPAVTFCAKNPVRTYGYAFLFSLTGYFGISFVLALIKIFGALIAVTVTTGRKAMTIVLSFIFFAKPFTFQYVWSGLLVVLGIFLNVYSKNMDKIRLPSLYDLINKSVEARKSRTLAQTV, from the exons ATG GACTTGACACAGCAAGCAAAAGACATACAGAACGTAACAGTCGAGGAAACCAACAAAAATAACTCTGAAAGCATTGAATGCAGCAAAATAACAATGGATCTCAAGTTCAACAATTCCAGGAAATATATTTCTATCACTGTACCATCCAAAACCCAAACAATGTCACCACACATCAAGTCAATTGACGACATTGTGGTACTTGGCATGAATCTCAGCAAGTTTAACAAACTTACTCAGTTTTTCATATGTGTTGCTGGAGTTTTTGTATTTTACCTAATTTATGGGTATTTACAG GAATTAATATTTTCAGTGGAGGGTTTTAAGTCCTATGGCTGGTACCTTACCTTAGTGCAGTTTGCCTTTTACTCCATATTTGGCCTAATAGAACTTCAGCTTATTCAGGACAAAAGGAGGAG AATACCAGGAAAAACCTACATGATAATAGCTTTTCTAACTGTGGGTACTATGGGGTTATCAAACACTTCCTTGGGCTACCTGAATTACCCTACCCAAGTCATCTTCAAGTGCTGCAAATTGATTCCTGTTATGCTAGGAGGAGTTTTTATTCAAG GAAAGCGTTATAATGTTGCAGATGTGTCTGCTGCCATATGTATGAGCCTTGGCCTGATATGGTTTACCCTCGCTGACAGCACAATTGCACCAAATTTCAACCTGACAG GTGTGGTGCTTATTTCCCTGGCACTATGTGCAGATGCTGTCATTGGAAATGTTCAAGAGAAAGCTATGAAACTTCATAATGCTTCTAATTCTGAAATG GTATTGTATTCGTATTCAATTGGTTTTGTGTACATTTTACTGGGATTGACATGCACTAGTGGATTAGGCCCTGCAGTAACATTTTGTGCAAAG aatcCGGTTCGGACCTATGGTTATGCGTTCCTTTTTTCCCTCACTGGATATTTTGGAATCTCCTTTGTTCTGGCTTTGATTAAAATTTTTGGTGCACTTATTGCTGTAACAG TGACAACAGGAAGAAAAGCAATGACCATTGTACTTTCATTTATATTCTTTGCTAAACCATTCACATTTCA gtATGTATGGTCTGGTTTGCTAGTTGTCCTTGGTATATTTCTCAATGTTTACAGCAAAAATATGGATAAAATAAGACTACCATCACTGTATGATTTGATAAACAAATCAGTGGAAGCAAGAAAGTCAAGGACGCTGGCACAAACTGTATAG